A single window of Vigna unguiculata cultivar IT97K-499-35 chromosome 1, ASM411807v1, whole genome shotgun sequence DNA harbors:
- the LOC114192743 gene encoding UBP1-associated protein 2C-like, whose product MEDLKKRKLDEAGNGDFASKEELRFLIEPLAKPQLVDLLAKLGSQYPSIAEEIKSIASADPAHRKLFVRGLAWNTTSETLRAAFEEHGEIEEGAVIYDKVTGKSRGYGFITFKNMESTQQALRASSKLIDGRLAVCNLACEGLSGTSSAPDLSLRKLYIGSLSPEVTSEMLLNYFARHGEIDEGSVAYDRDTNESRGFGFVTYKTAEAAKKAIDDLEKTLGGRNIIVKYADSNKGKTGQQQFPSGVVPMAALTMSTGYMQAGKAHVSSGPPINYSYPQTVAPYSASPYPNPHTVPSPYPTQGQIPYPPLSAKKDQHGFPPTQPVGMNNYPYYYPKQ is encoded by the exons atggAAGATTTGAAGAAGAGAAAACTGGACGAAGCTGGAAACGGTGATTTTGCTTCCAAGGAAGAACTTCGCTTCCTTATTGAACCTCTTGCTAAACCCCAACTCGTTGATCTTCTAGCTAAACT AGGGTCCCAATATCCTTCAATTgcagaagaaataaaaagtattgCAAGTGCAGATCCTGCCCATCGAAAGCTTTTTGTTCGTGGCTTGGCATGGAATACCACTTCAGAAACTTTGCGTGCT GCATTTGAAGAGCATGGAGAAATTGAGGAAGGAGCTGTGATCTATGATAAAGTAACAGGGAAGTCCCGTGGCTATGgatttatcacttttaaaaatatggaaTCAACTCAGCAAGCATTGAGAGCTTCTAGCAAATTAATTGAT GGAAGATTGGCTGTCTGTAACCTAGCCTGTGAGGGTCTAAGTGGAACAAGTAGTGCTCCTGATCTTTCCCTGAGGAAGCTTTATATAGGAAGCTTATCACCAGAAGTCACAAGCGAAATGCTGCTCAACTATTTTGCGAGGCACGGTGAAATAGATGAAGGTTCAGTTGCATATGACAGGGATACAAATGAGTCACG TGGCTTTGGCTTTGTCACGTACAAGACAGCAGAAGCTGCCAAGAAGGCCATAGATGATCTTGAAAAGACTCTTGGG GGAAggaatataattgtaaaatatgCTGATTCCAACAAAGGTAAAACTGGGCAGCAGCAATTTCCCTCTGGAGTGGTTCCAATGGCTGCCTTAACTATGAGCACAGGCTATATGCAGGCTGGTAAAGCTCATGTAAGCTCTGGCCCCCCTATAAATTACAGTTATCCCCAAACTGTTGCACCATATTCTGCATCTCCGTATCCAAACCCTCACACTGTACCTTCTCCTTATCCAACACAAGGGCAGATTCCTTACCCTCCTCTTTCTGCAAAGAAAGACCAACATGGGTTTCCGCCTACCCAGCCTGTAGGAATGAACAACTACCCTTATTACTATCCCAAGCAATGA
- the LOC114194271 gene encoding protein PHOSPHATE STARVATION RESPONSE 1-like, translated as MYQCSSQMYGTDWESYMGITNLTKVVGSEQVSVLEPKNSPFNIVTTPLQIQTPQGFCATATKGLVSFQAQQHVHQQQQQHQIEVPAWCFEFPKTTTTIDSHMLNIRQASGDNFTTKQDPPSSQFTSPLCPVAESFLSSSTGADCPSSSEKYCKITSYSEKYSSMQPDGMPYYDHFSQEEDKLLRDDAATDERPLEISFQRNQLESCTKPKKQAPHRLCGVACVTSSNSASRRGKRRIKWTNDLHEPFMMIVNSLGGPEKAKPKAILDMMKSDLLSISHVKSHLQKCRSTINMHKALQEKSEEGQRMDGVSELQVKIHMQIEESRQLQLEVRRNICQQLEMQRNLQMLIQQQSQQLKVMLDYQKKKTKLDTELEATVP; from the exons ATGTATCAGTGTAGTTCCCAAATGTATGGAACTGATTGGGAATCCTACATGGGGATTACCAACCTAACCAAGGTTGTTGGATCAGAACAAGTGAGTGTTCTTGAACCAAAAAACTCACCTTTCAACATTGTCACCACTCCTCTTCAAATTCAAACCCCACAAGGCTTTTGTGCAACTGCAACAAAAGGGCTGGTGAGTTTTCAAGCACAACAACATGTTcatcagcagcagcagcagcatcaGATTGAAGTTCCTGCTTGGTGCTTTGAGTTTCCaaagacaacaacaacaattgaCTCTCACATGCTGAATATTCGCCAAGCCTCTGGGGATAACTTCACCACCAAACAAGATCCACCCTCATCTCAGTTCACAAGCCCCTTGTGCCCGGTTGCTGAATCTTTCTTGTCGTCCAGCACTGGTGCAGATTGTCCTTCTTCTTctgaaaaatattgtaaaattacTTCCTATTCTGAAAAATATAGTAGTATGCAGCCTGATGGTATGCCATATTACGATCACTTTTCCCAAGAAGAAGATAAACTACTGAGAGATGATGCTGCCACGGATGAAAGGCCCCTTGAAATTTCCTTTCAGAGAAACCAG TTGGAATCATGTACAAAGCCAAAAAAGCAAGCTCCTCATAGACTTTGTGGGGTTGCCTGTGTAACTTCTAGCAACTCTGCTTCTAGAAGAGgcaaaagaagaataaaatggACCAACGATCTACACGAGCCATTTATGATGATTGTTAACAGTCTTGGTGGTCCAGAAA AGGCAAAACCTAAGGCTATACTAGATATGATGAAATCAGATTTGCTGTCTATTTCTCATGTTAAAAGTCATTTACAG AAATGTAGGTCTACAATAAACATGCACAAAGCTTTGCAGG AAAAATCCGAGGAAGGACAGAGAATGGATGGGGTGTCTGAGCTTCAAGTGAAAAT CCACATGCAAATTGAGGAATCAAGGCAACTGCAACTAGAGGTTCGGAGGAATATCTGCCAACAACTAGAG ATGCAACGAAATCTGCAAATGCTAATTCAACAGCAAAGCCAGCAATTGAAAGTAATGTTAGattaccaaaagaaaaaaacgaaaCTGGACACAGAACTGGAAGCAACTGTCCCCTAA
- the LOC114174466 gene encoding uncharacterized protein LOC114174466 has translation MNENKVHWGGLIQQSHGLSGDFNSEFGNHYCQYFDIRQAWNMGPLTVVGGEATDQLPNIGHVKSSGTIISRFESPASAFYAAENCMGFAEYDCQLGIQSQLCKINDLEFPLYQSPRENLFLDSTNQPDSSYDLSNTLQSIVKSQLNNNQCRVSPEKSNKISCGNFPTTKFLPIEQQKLFIDGVIRGSSFPNKGIQDRMVGRGSFNLPVAHMRFSSQIEKLSPTLSAGSVSTVGNSASNGAVVSSKTRIRWTKDLHEKFVECVNRLGGSEQATPKAILKMMDTDGLTIFHVKSHLQKYRIAKFIPEPSQGKSDKRTHIKNVHHLDVKTGLQIREALKLQLDAQRCLHEQLEVQRKLQLRIEEQGRQLKKMFDQQQKTTNNLSNTQDSGTDETTITHKDGEVSVSFFTSKASPSQ, from the exons ATGAACGAGAACAAGGTTCATTGGGGAGGATTGATTCAACAAAGTCATGGACTAAGTGGGGATTTTAATTCTGAGTTTGGTAATCATTATTGTCAATATTTTGATATCAGACAGGCCTGGAATATGGGACCACTTACGGTGGTTGGAGGAGAAGCTACAGATCAGTTGCCAAACATAGGCCATGTCAAATCATCTGGCACCATTATCAGCCGTTTTGAGTCACCAGCCTCTGCGTTTTATGCTGCAGAAAACTGCATGGGATTTGCAGAATATGATTGCCAACTTGGTATTCAATCTCAGTTATGCAAGATTAATGACTTGGAATTCCCTCTGTATCAATCTCCCAGGGAAAATCTTTTCTTGGATTCAACAAACCAACCTGACTCCAGCTACGATTTGTCAAACACCTTGCAGTCAATAGTGAAATCTCAATTGAATAATAACCAATGTCGTGTATCCCCTGAAAAGTccaataaaatttcatgtgggAATTTTCCCACCACCAAGTTCCTCCCAATTGAACAACAGAAGTTGTTCATTGATGGTGTCATCAGGGGCTCCTCATTTCCTAACAAGGGAATTCAGGATCGCATG GTTGGTCGTGGATCTTTTAATTTACCCGTTGCACATATGAGATTTTCTTCTCAGATCGAGAAGTTGTCTCCAACACTTTCAGCAGGAAGTGTGTCCACTGTTGGAAACTCTGCTTCTAATGGGGCAGTAGTCTCAAGCAAAACACGTATCAGATGGACTAAGGATCTTCATGAGAAGTTTGTTGAGTGTGTGAATCGCCTTGGAGGCTCTGAGC AGGCAACACCAAAAGCTATATTAAAGATGATGGACACAGATGGTTTGACTATCTTCCATGTCAAAAGTCATCTGCAGAAATATAGAATTGCAAAATTCATTCCAGAGCCTAGCCAAG GGAAATCTGACAAAAGAACCCACATAAAGAATGTGCATCATCTTGATGTCAAAAC AGGCTTACAAATTAGAGAGGCACTTAAGCTTCAATTAGATGCTCAAAGGTGTCTTCACGAACAACTAGAG GTTCAGAGAAAATTACAGTTGAGAATTGAGGAACAAGGAAGgcaactaaaaaaaatgtttgaccAGCAACAAAAGACAACTAATAACCTCTCAAATACTCAGGATTCAGGCACTGATGAGACAACAATTACTCATAAAGATGGTGAAGTTTCTGTTTCCTTCTTCACTTCCAAAGCCTCTCCAAGCCAATAA